In Capsicum annuum cultivar UCD-10X-F1 unplaced genomic scaffold, UCD10Xv1.1 ctg3467, whole genome shotgun sequence, one DNA window encodes the following:
- the LOC124891376 gene encoding putative late blight resistance protein homolog R1B-14, with product MDFMDQDDSWNLVKSAAFANEALPSEYKNIGKQIVDECHGLPLTIVVVAGLLKSKRAIEDWKSVAKDVKSFVTNDADERCLRVLGLSYNHLTNDLKTCLLYFEIFPEEAEILVNHLMRIWMAEGFLNLENDLGEEAEKCLQHLVNRSLVLVCKKSRDETKIRSCKVQDLIYDLCLREFQRGNVRSKFQSICISTVIHQSQLIPFKLLRVLDLSDVRIDVFPVEIPSLIWLRYLSLRCRENLDIPPEICRLWNLQTFIVQGPIRSVITINFPEEIWGLKQLRHLKVSKFYLPKPPTVSSDKGSYAGFSNIQTASYLSSCRKEVILGIQNVKKLGITKNYLWNYELLNNLVYLQQLEILSLICVSYSHVSLIIPSAKAFPATLKKLKLYRTHLDWSYLDNITELPNLEVLKLMDDACDGVEWHPTVRGFTRLKFLLIENNDLKYWKATDDNFPVLERLVLSNLYYLEEIPIEFADIHTLQLIELTMCLPELGKSAAQIQQEQEDLGNNPVDVRISHPYTRTVKLIELKRSLPQLEESAA from the exons ATGGACTTCATGGATCAAGATGATAGTTGGAATCTTGTTAAAAGTGCCGCATTTGCAAATGAAGCATTACCATCCGAGTACAAGAATATTGGGAAACAAATCGTAGATGAATGTCACGGGTTACCACTAACTATTGTTGTGGTTGCTGGGCTTCTCAAATCTAAAAGGGCAATAGAAGATTGGAAAAGTGTTGCAAAAGATGTCAAGTCGTTTGTCACAAATGATGCTGATGAACGATGTTTACGTGTGCTTGGGTTGAGTTATAATCACCTGACCAATGATCTAAAAACGTGTCTTctgtattttgaaatttttccgGAAGAAGCAGAGATTCTAGTGAATCATTTGATGAGGATATGGATGGCTGAGGGGTTCCTGAATTTGGAAAATGACTTGGGAGAAGAGGCTGAGAAGTGTTTGCAGCATCTCGTCAATAGAAGTCTAGTTCTTGTCTGCAAGAAAAGTCGAGATGAAACAAAAATTAGATCATGTAAGGTTCAAGATCTAATATACGACCTGTGCTTGAGAGAATTTCAAAGGGGAAACGTTCGTTCAAAATTCCAATCTATTTGTATTTCAACTGTTATTCACCAATCACAGCTTATTCCTTTCAAATTACTCAGAGTCTTGGACTTGAGTGACGTGAGGATTGATGTTTTCCCTGTAGAGATACCTAGCCTCATCTGGTTGAGGTACCTATCATTGCGCTGCCGTGAGAATTTAGACATACCTCCAGAAATTTGCAGGTTATGGAATCTGCAGACATTCATTGTTCAAGGGCCTATTCGATCAGTAATAACTATAAATTTTCCTGAGGAAATTTGGGGACTAAAGCAATTAAGGCATCTCAAAGTGAGCAAATTTTATCTGCCAAAACCCCCAACCGTATCTTCTGACAAAGGGAGTTACGCGGGGTTTTCAAACATACAAACTGCTTCTTACTTGTCTTCCTGCAGGAAGGAGGTTATTTTGGGGATTCAGAATGTTAAAAAATTAGGAATCACTAAAAACTATCTTTGGAACTATGAGCTTCTCAACAATCTTGTCTATCTCCAGCAACTGGAAATATTGAGTCTTATATGTGTTTCCTATAGCCATGTGTCATTGATCATTCCAAGTGCAAAAGCATTTCCAGCAACGCTCAAGAAGTTGAAGTTGTATAGAACTCATCTAGATTGGTCGTACTTGGACAACATAACTGAGTTGCCTAACCTTGAGGTGCTGAAGCTGATGGATGATGCTTGCGATGGCGTAGAATGGCATCCAACTGTTAGGGGATTTACTCGATTGAAGTTTTTGTTAATTGAAAATAATGATCTCAAGTACTGGAAAGCCACAGATGACAATTTCCCTGTCCTTGAGCGTCTCGTGCTTAGCAATTTATATTATTTGGAAGAGATACCCATTGAGTTTGCAGATATCCACACACTACAACTGATTGAGTTAACAATGTGTCTTCCCGAACTTGGTAAATCTGCTGCACAAATTCAACAAGAGCAAGAAGACCTCGGAAACAACCCCGTGGATGTTCGTATCTCCCATCCAT ATACCCGCACAGTAAAACTGATTGAGTTAAAACGCTCTCTTCCCCAACTTGAGGAATCTGCTGCATGa
- the LOC124891377 gene encoding putative late blight resistance protein homolog R1A-4, with protein MGITLSIIPLTSCTACSFQVIIAKANANIVDRAHASVASLMRTIESLLTSNSPMQSLTCDHSEDFSALHEKISSLEVFLKNFEKNNVTVEMTDVEVPIKEVANIVEHTIQLSVTEIVLENDENMREKAHERLSDSLQQVAEDIDRIWKESTKIQDKGKHASKESTVQEFPSSSKDIPYVENNMVGRDDQRKRLVEDLTRSYSGEPKVIPIVGMGGIGKTTLANEVYNDARISSHFDVCAWATVSQQQNAKDILLSLLRSTKVDKVFTGSEAKLADMLQKSLKGKRYLIVLDDMWKTEVWDSVRLCFPSENKGSGILLTTRNIEVARYAG; from the coding sequence ATGGGTATCACGTTATCTATAATACCATTGACTTCTTGCACAGCTTGCAGCTTTCAGGTCATAATCGCAAAGGCAAATGCAAATATAGTAGATAGGGCTCATGCAAGTGTGGCGTCTCTTATGAGAACAATAGAATCGCTCTTGACATCCAATTCACCAATGCAATCTCTAACCTGTGATCACAGTGAAGACTTTTCTGCTCTTCATGAAAAGATTAGTTCTCTGGAAGTATTTCTCAAGAACTTTGAGAAAAACAATGTTACTGTGGAAATGACAGATGTGGAAGTACCGATAAAGGAAGTTGCAAATATTGTTGAACACACAATTCAACTAAGTGTAACTGAAATTGTATTGgagaatgatgaaaatatgagagaAAAGGCACATGAGAGGCTTTCTGATAGCCTGCAACAAGTAGCAGAGGACATTGATCGTATCTGGAAAGAGTCAACAAAGATTCAAGATAAGGGCAAACATGCATCAAAGGAATCAACGGTGCAAGAGTTTCCAAGCTCATCAAAAGATATTCCGTATGTTGAGAACAATATGGTTGGACGTGATGATCAAAGGAAACGGTTGGTAGAAGATCTTACTAGAAGCTACTCTGGTGAACCCAAAGTCATCCCGATTGTCGGGATGGGGGGCATAGGTAAAACAACCTTAGCGAACGAAGTTTACAACGATGCACGCATTAGTTCTCATTTTGATGTTTGTGCCTGGGCTACTGTTTCTCAACAACAAAATGCAAAGGATATTTTGTTGAGCCTTTTGCGTTCAACAAAGGTTGACAAAGTTTTCACGGGCAGTGAGGCAAAGCTAGCAGACATGCTACAAAAGAGTTTAAAAGGTAAGAGATATTTAATTGTATTGGATGACATGTGGAAAACAGAAGTGTGGGATTCCGTGAGACTATGTTTTCCAAGTGAAAACAAGGGGAGTGGAATACTGTTGACTACCCGTAACATTGAAGTAGCTCGCTATGCTGGTTAA